Below is a genomic region from Oreochromis niloticus isolate F11D_XX linkage group LG13, O_niloticus_UMD_NMBU, whole genome shotgun sequence.
ttttaactgtattttcataagttttacTGCATTTCCTATTGATAAAGACCCCAACTGGCATTCAATAATGAACTGAAATAGTTAAGTAACAGAAAAGTTCTTGTTTTTTACTATGTACTGTAAAAATTTCCGTTtgttagttgttgttgttttctccatggtaaaacaaacaaaaagaaaataaatacaatacaaaTGAGATCTACTGTAGCACTTATTTTTCATATATTCAGACATTTGAGtgattaaatgtttatttaaatgtcTTTACACTGACCCACTTAAGATCacagtgggctgtatgtggctcACAGTGTGTTATACTGATAAAATGTGGAAGTTTAATATTTGATCCCATACATTTTAGCTGTATTTCATCTCAAAGTAGTTAACTAGAAGTACATTAAAACATGTAAGTACAGagcaaatgtgtaaaaatgatgaaaacattGCTATTTTGAAGTCAAATGATGTTTGACTTCAAATAGTGTTTCAGCAGAATAAGTCTGAGTGTCACTGGAACCTGCCGAATGACGGCGTGGGCAGATGGgaaggacagacagacaaattATTCTGTCTGTCTCATTTTCTCGGCCGACTAAACAGATCAATTATTTATATCGCATGCAGACCCAAGTACATAAAGAACATGAATGCATCCCATACACTCTCATTCATTACCAGCCAAAACACTgataaaaagcattaaaagaGAACTATAAAAGTCTGCACATCTGAACATAAACTgctaccccccccccaaaaagtccTCCACCGGTGCAGTAATCTTTACACCATCTTGCTCCATATTGTTTGAAAGTCATAATCCCCTGATGTGCTGTTAATGTCCCTCAGGTTACAGGCCTCACTTACACTCGCGTTGCCTCGGGCTAATCTCAGATTATGGTTCTCGTCGCACAGAGggcaattacattttaaatgaaaggcTTTCTCTCGATGGCTTATGTAACTTAATAATCGCTTTGTAGGCAAGAgtccatatttaatttatatatgaATCGGATATGTTGTAAAGACTGAATCCTGACAGTTAAAGACAACAACGTTAGACTGCAAAGACTCATTTATGTACAGATTGAAAACTTCCTTTCACGCCTTTAGAGGCTGAGATATAAACTGGATTTTTATAAAATTCCTTTTAAGCAACATTTGTGTTGAAGTTTTAGCTTCTAATACAAGAAATCTATTTTTGCATTTAACTTCCGGCGATTATAGTTTATTAGTATGTTTTACATTAGAGCTTCTACATAACTGAGAAGTACCTACAATCTTAGCCTCTATTAGCTTGTTTGCATCCTCAGCAGTGGTGAGTGGAGCTACCAGATGGTAGACTTTTGGTGTTTGTGACACATGGCTCCGAGTGAAGCCATGGCCAGATAGCCCAGCCCAAGATAATTGGAATTTCATtaaggttttgtttgtgtgtgcgctgaggatgtgtgtgtgtgcctagGAGTGGGTGTGGGTGTTTATGAGTCTGCATGGGTGTGTTTTTCTCTATGAGCAATAttgagggtgggggtggggtagGGGCTCCACCTGCTGCCACCTGTTCGTCTGCTTTGTCTTATAAAAGCTGCCCCGATGTCTCCAGGATCACAGACACCTTGGACTCTTCAGACTGAGCACTCCTTGGAGTTGCAAATACTTGAGACCCCGCACAGGGAAAACCTTgggaaaacaaataaatcaaagcTCTAACACAGAGAAGCACTGAATCTTGAACGTAGGAACCTCTCTGATAAATCTGATTAGTTTGAGTCTTCAATCGAAAACCATGAAGGCCCGTCGACCCAGCTGCACCGACTCTGGATCCGAATCTTCAGAGCTGGACTCCAAGAGCCCGGAGAAGTACGAGACTGCCACAAGGCGCCGGATGGCTGCCAACgccagagagaggaagaggatgcAGGGCTTGAACACAGCCTTTGATCGCTTACGTAAGGTGGTCCCACAGTGGGGCCAGGACAAGAAGCTGTCCAAGTATGAAACCCTGCAGATGGCCCTCAGCTACATTGTGGCCCTCAACCGGATCCTGACAGACGCCAGGAGGCACACTGGTCCTCACAGGCAGTGGCTGGACCTGCAGTTTGACTGCGTGCAGCCTGAAAACTACTCCTGCCTCATGAGGTACGACTCCGCTACCGGACAGGAGTACATCCACTCATCGCTCTCGTATCAGTTTGACGGGCATGAGGTGCACGCATAAACTGCTCCATCGAGTAGATAATCAGTCATGTTGTTGGATGTGAATGACAATGTGAATCATTTTCCTCCAGTCTAGGAGACAGTAAATACATTTGTATTGCattattttccttttgtatGACAATCAAAGAGGCTTCAGTTTCGGCTTGAAgcctttcatttgtttttgctaGGAAATCCAGCAATGTTGAGCAAGTTGTTGTTCAGAGTATAGCAATGACCATTAGATTGTACTGAGGATACAGGcaatgttgtattttttttaatcggTTATTTTGATATGGCCCTAAAAAAGCTGTGCAATGTTTGATGGATTATGCAAAAATCACTGTGGTCTTAGATGCATAGCTGATGTCCAGATAACTAAGGTAACTATTTTCCCAAGGTGTAAATGCATGTTTgtagatttgaaaaaaaaagtatgttatttttcaacagactttttttttattatagtttttcatcaaaaataaaattattttttatgaaaCTTTAtaagtgttgtttttattggtACAGCTACAAGAGGTTTGCTCATTTCCTATTCACACACTCTTTATTGCTATTTAAGTTTGCAAAATATACATATGAAAAAAGGCTAATTTCTGAGTACTTCATACCAAAACTGTGATGTTTAAAGTATAACATTTCCAAAACATATTTCTCTTACTTAGAGAATTCTGTCATTTAAATGCTTATAATGTCACTTTGCATGAGGGATTATCACTGGGAAGAAATAATTTACAGCATGGTTTGTTTTGCACATGTCAAACTCCCTGTAGAAGCGATGCCTCGCTCTGCAGCCTTGGTATTAAATCATCCTTTTGTTTGAAGGTCCTGTGCTTTGAGATAAGACACTTTTACATCACAGGGTGGAAAATAGCCTTAATGTTTGTGATTAATTAGCATCATTTAGCAAGTTGACTCTCAAATTTACTTGATACataaagagttttttttaaaagtacaatCATTTAGTTTTGCTACAGGATAGTTTAATGTAAGCAGAGACTATCATCAGCGACTCTTACAGCCACAGGGCTACCCATCTAAATAGCCGTCATGATCATTatgatcatcatcattatcataaGCCACTGAAAAGTGATTATTACAGATATGAGTAAGTTTGAACAGTGGCACAAGCCGCAGCAGATTAAGGAAGCCTGCGTGCCAGATCCTACCACCGCTTCAGCAGGGGAGCAGAAATTAAACTCTATTGTGTGGCAGTGGGTGTGCGTAATCGCTCTGTTCAGAGCCAATGAAGCATGAACGCCCATAGCTGGCCCCAAACTCTATCCACATTAAGTTGAAGACATCTACAGCAGTGCTTTAGCTGTAATGTCCAAACACTAACGCATTAAACTCATCTGATTATCCTGCTGTTCTTTTGTGTAGCTGTGTTTGGATTTAAGTGCTTAAGACTTTAATACAAGTGGCTGGTGCTGCGAGAGGCTTGTTATAGCACTAGCAGATGAtgcaaaaattaataaatggaaGAGCTAAAAGTGCATAATGGTAACTATTCAGAGGCTGTAAGTGAACCTCCAATTACACTCATTAATTCAGCCACACGTGGTGAACAGTTGGTAACAGAGAATATGCTTGACATGCAATTAATTGATTTCCTTAGCAGAAGTACTCTTTTGGATGATTTGTTAATCAATAGTGACAACAATGTGCTCAGCATGGAAGTAATTGAGAGGGTGAAGCAAACTGTCTTTCAACTGCTGAATTATTCAGCCTTATTCAGCCCAtggctgtgtgttttttttataggaCATTTCCAGCAAATTAACACACAGGACTGTGTAGAGATTCCTACAAAAGAATGAAGTTTATCATTTACCAAAGTCCTTTATGTCATTTCGAAGGATGCGAGTGATGTGGAAGCTACTCTTATTTTGTCACCTCCGCCAAGGACGTGTTTTTGGTAGCAAGCGCGTCGTTCTTTCTGTAAACACGATAGCTCGAAAAGGTTTGAATGAATTttgataaaactttgtaggggtGTAGAGTGAGGTCATGTTAACAGTCCATTAAAATATAGCTTACACCCACCAAGGGCTTCAAAGTCagcttaatgatttattggtcaaaAATGGACCAAAAAGCCTTATAACTTATAAACTAGGATTCTTACAAGTATGGTGTGTACTGTCAACATGTAgaatttactgtataaagatttcacatttgacctctgacctctccttcaaggtcaacAAATTAAATATAGATCAAAGTCATAATAATGCTAGAGATAGTTGAAACTATGTTTCTTACTGCCATTGTTTGTATTGTGCTATATCACGCGACATtagacctctgacctcttcttcagGGTCAAATACAGTTTCATATAATATCTTTGAAATGTTTCTAAAGTTCTActgcctttgtttgtatttgCAACATTTATGATACCAGTATATATGtattctaaatatcacattatagtTTGGATTGAACTATCAtctcacatttgacctctgacctcacttttcCATTTCATATCTGCCTTTAGAAAGAGAATGAGCTGCCTGGTTAGTCTGAAATATACTGTggtataatattatataatgaTCTTGAGTTATTCACAAATCCATGCCtgttatccattacctactcctACATAATGTTTACATAATCAAACTAAACATCCGTCCACCACCCCAAAGTAAGTGTAACCCGTTCATGTGTTACGCCTGTCTATGCGTTGTGCTCTGGCGTGAAAGTAAGAGGCAGGAGACAGCACTGGGTCTTTGGCTCTTTACTGCCCATCTCCAGCCATGCTGAAAGGAGCTGTGACCAgggcacacatgcacacgcctACATCACCAcgcagcgcacacacacacagactcagatCATTCAGGCAGGagattaaaatgcaaaatgaaatatttaattaaaaaaaaaaggtgttttggGTGAAATTCACAAGTATTTAACACATATGTT
It encodes:
- the atoh7 gene encoding transcription factor atoh7 codes for the protein MKARRPSCTDSGSESSELDSKSPEKYETATRRRMAANARERKRMQGLNTAFDRLRKVVPQWGQDKKLSKYETLQMALSYIVALNRILTDARRHTGPHRQWLDLQFDCVQPENYSCLMRYDSATGQEYIHSSLSYQFDGHEVHA